AACTCTTCCGCAAGCACGGCTACGACAAGGCGATCATCTTCGGCCACGCGCTGGAGGGCAACCTGCACTTCGTCTTCACCCAGGACTTCAACGCCCAGGCTGAAATCGACCGGTACGAGGCGTTCATGAACGACGTCACCGACATGGTCGCCAACAAGTACCAGGGCTCGCTCAAGGCCGAGCACGGCACCGGCCGCAACATGGCCCATTTCGTGGAATTGGAGTGGGGCCGCGACGCCTTCGCCCTGATGCGCGAGATCAAGGCGCTCTTCGATCCCAAGGGGCTGCTCAACCCGGGCGTCATTATCAACGACGACCCGCGCGCCCACCTCAAGGATCTCAAGCCTCTGCCCGTGGCCGACGACATGGTCGACCGCTGTATCGAGTGCGGCTTCTGCGAGCCGGTCTGCCCGTCGCGGACCCTGACGCTGACTCCGCGCCAGCGCATCGTGGCCTACCGCGAAATCTCCCGCCAGGAGCAGGAGGGCGACGCCGCCGAAACCAAACGCGCCTTCCACGACAGCTACGACTATGACGGCGAAGCCACCTGCGCGGCCGACGGCCTGTGCGGCACCCGCTGCCCGGTGGCCATCGACACCGGCAAGTTCATCAAACAGTACCGTTCCTGGGGGCATGGCCGTTGGGCCAATGCGGCGGCTTCCTTTACGGCCAACACCATGGGCATGACCGTCCATGCCGTGTCCGGTGCGTTGCGCGTGGCCGGAGCCGCCCATGACGTACTCGGCGACCGCGCCATGGACGCCGTGGCCGGCGGCCTGCACAAGGGTACGGGCAAGCGCATCCCCCGGTGGAACACCTCCATGCCCCGCGCCGCCACGCCCGCGCGACTGGAAACCCCGGCCACCGGCAACCGTGTGGTCTACTTCCCGAGCTGCGTCGCCCGGCACATGGGGCCGGAAAAGCACGACCCGGACAAGTCCGCCATCCGCGACCGCACCCTGAGCCTGCTGGCCAAGGCGGGATACGAAGTGATCTACCCGGCCAACATGACCAAGCTGTGCTGCGGCCAGCCCTGGGAATCCAAGGGGTTCATCCAGCAGGCCGACGCCAAGCTGCAGGAACTCGAATGCGCCCTGCGCGCGGCTTCCAACGGCGGCGAGCTGCCCATCCTTTGCGATACCAGCCCGTGTCTCTACAGGATGAAGGAGCACATCAAGGGGCTCAAGCTTTACGAACCCATTGAGTTTGCGGTGCAGTTCCTGACCGACAAGCTGGAGTTCACTCCGGTCAACCGCAAGATCGCCCTGCACGTCACCTGCTCGTCGCGCAAGATGGGGCTGGCCGAGCCCATGGAGGCTCTGGCCCGTCAATGCGCCCGCGAGGTCGTCGTGCCGGACGAGGTCTTCTGTTGCGGTTTTGCCGGTGACCGGGGCTTCAACTATCCGGAGCTGAACAAGGCCGCGCTCAAGGATCTGCACAAGCAGCTCGAAGGCTGCACCGTGGGCTACTCCACTTCGCGTACCTGCGAGGTCGGGCTGTCCCTCCACGGCGAGGTGCCGTACAAGAACATCATCTTCCTGCTCGACGAGGCCAGCTGGCCGAAGCAGGCGGAGTAGCGGCAGGCGTTATGCCTCGGGCGGCCCTCCCGGGGGCCCCTTCGGGGAGACCAGGGAACCTTTTGTAAAAGGTTCCCTGGACCCTCCAAAACGTCTTGTGTGCCTTCGGCAGGGGCGTGTGGCGGCGGAATGCTCGGGCGTGGCCGCCTCCCGCCGTGCCGGGGGACGATTGCGGGCGGAAAAAATGGATCGGACGGCGTGCTTCCTCGCAGGAAGGGGCACGCCGTTTTTTGTTTTTGGAAGAAACGAGGGACAAAGAGCAACCGTTTCGCTTCCCTCCCCACGAAGCGATTACAAAAAGTTTAGGAAGGAAAGGGTGATGGGGGTCCGGGGGAAGGG
The sequence above is a segment of the uncultured Pseudodesulfovibrio sp. genome. Coding sequences within it:
- a CDS encoding FAD-binding and (Fe-S)-binding domain-containing protein, whose product is MLIAPYDVIHKELLAYLPKERVYTDPLRTLAYGTDASFYRLIPKIVVDTDSEDEVVRILAVVNAHQVPVTFRAAGTSLSGQAISDSVLVRLGDGWRHYRIFDDAAKIELEPGIIGSHANKYLAPHGKKIGPDPASIDTCKIGGIVANNASGMCCGVAENSYKTLHSMRLVLVDGTPLDTGDPASRNAFAQSHQHILDGLSGMRTKVLDNPALAERIRHKFKIKNTTGYSLNAIVDFEDPFEILQHLLVGSEGTLAFISKVVYNTVVEHPHKASALMRFPDVRSACEAATALRGGAVSAAEIMDRASIASVQDKPGMPEGLDKLGPDACALLVEVRAGSADELQKKIESVKEIIKDIKPLEPHQFTNIPAEFGKLWNVRKGLFPAVGAVREAGTTVIIEDVAFPIESLADGALDLQELFRKHGYDKAIIFGHALEGNLHFVFTQDFNAQAEIDRYEAFMNDVTDMVANKYQGSLKAEHGTGRNMAHFVELEWGRDAFALMREIKALFDPKGLLNPGVIINDDPRAHLKDLKPLPVADDMVDRCIECGFCEPVCPSRTLTLTPRQRIVAYREISRQEQEGDAAETKRAFHDSYDYDGEATCAADGLCGTRCPVAIDTGKFIKQYRSWGHGRWANAAASFTANTMGMTVHAVSGALRVAGAAHDVLGDRAMDAVAGGLHKGTGKRIPRWNTSMPRAATPARLETPATGNRVVYFPSCVARHMGPEKHDPDKSAIRDRTLSLLAKAGYEVIYPANMTKLCCGQPWESKGFIQQADAKLQELECALRAASNGGELPILCDTSPCLYRMKEHIKGLKLYEPIEFAVQFLTDKLEFTPVNRKIALHVTCSSRKMGLAEPMEALARQCAREVVVPDEVFCCGFAGDRGFNYPELNKAALKDLHKQLEGCTVGYSTSRTCEVGLSLHGEVPYKNIIFLLDEASWPKQAE